A single region of the Manihot esculenta cultivar AM560-2 chromosome 12, M.esculenta_v8, whole genome shotgun sequence genome encodes:
- the LOC110628932 gene encoding cytochrome b561 and DOMON domain-containing protein At5g35735, whose product MANSWETVLFSCALLLSLFVPSSLAQTCRGHTFTSNQLFTACSDLPVLSSFLYWNYHPTNLTADIAFRKTGASTNGWVAWALNPNGQQMVGSQAILAFLNSSGVPTAYTTPITSLSPSMQPGDLSFQVSNLKAEYSNGDMIIFATLHLTSSLISTNQVWQEGPMSGTTFNPHAMDSTNKASVGTINFETGATVAGTIRTSSKKNVHGVLNAVSWGVLMPMGIMIARYLKVFKVANPAWFYLHVACQSSAYIVGVAGWGTGLKLGRDSPGIKYSKHRNIGITLFCFVTLQVFALLLRPKPDHKYRLYWNIYHHSIGYATIILSIKNIYGGFDILDREKKWKKIYTGIIIFLGAVAALLEISTWIIVLKRKKTASSDKHINGTDGYGA is encoded by the exons ATGGCGAATTCTTGGGAAACTGTTTTGTTCTCTTGTGCTCTGCTTCTCTCCTTATTTGTTCCATCATCTTTGGCTCAAACATGCAGGGGCCATACTTTCACCAGCAATCAATTATTCACTGCATGCAGCGATCTTCCTGTGTTGAGTTCTTTCCTCTATTGGAATTACCATCCCACGAACCTCACAGCTGATATTGCTTTTCGCAAGACTGGAGCATCCACAAACGGTTGGGTTGCATGGGCTCTCAATCCCAACGGCCAACAGATGGTGGGGTCACAGGCTATTCTGGCTTTTCTCAACTCCAGCGGCGTCCCGACTGCTTATACCACCCCAATAACCAGCTTATCCCCGTCTATGCAACCTGGCGATTTGAGTTTTCAGGTCTCCAATCTTAAAGCAGAGTATTCAAATGGCGATATGATAATCTTTGCTACTCTGCATCTTACGAGTAGCCTAATATCGACCAACCAAGTGTGGCAGGAAGGTCCCATGAGTGGAACTACTTTTAATCCTCATGCCATGGATTCAACAAATAAAGCATCTGTAGGGACTATAAATTTTGAGACGGGAGCAACCGTTGCAGGAACTATCCGAACAAGCAGTAAGAAGAAT GTTCATGGAGTACTAAATGCAGTGAGCTGGGGAGTTCTGATGCCAATGGGAATAATGATAGCCAGATACTTGAAGGTGTTTAAGGTAGCAAACCCAGCCTGGTTTTACTTGCATGTAGCTTGCCAATCATCTGCATATATCGTTGGGGTTGCTGGATGGGGAACTGGTCTTAAACTCGGCAGAGATTCTCCTGGAATCAAATACAGCAAACACAGAAATATTGGCATCACCCTTTTCTGCTTTGTAACTCTTCAG GTATTTGCTTTGCTGTTGAGGCCAAAGCCAGATCACAAGTACAGATTGTATTGGAACATCTATCACCATTCCATTGGATATGCAACCATCATTCTGAGTATCAAAAACATCTATGGGGGTTTTGACATTTTAGACCGTGAGAAGAAATGGAAAAAGATCTACACTGGGATTATCATATTCTTGGGTGCTGTTGCAGCTCTCCTGGAGATTTCTACTTGGATCATTGTgctcaaaagaaagaaaacagcCAGCTCCGACAAGCATATCAATGGGACTGATGGATATGGTGCTTAG